The segment TACCTTGATAAAGCTAATGAATTCTCTACACTACGTTGTTCTTTTGCTGTGATAACTGTCTCAAGGTCTTTCCCTTCCATACTTTTATTTTCACGTAAATCTTGTCCCTCTACGGTTACAACTCTGGTTTTATCTTCACCACTCACGTCCGTTTGTTCTTTTGCTAATACATTTGTAAATACAATTGATAATACAAGGGCTCCTATTAATCCAAAAACTAAGCCTAATTTTCGTCCTCTAATCAAAAGGATAAAAAAGAAAGAAGGACAATCTCAGAAGATTTTAGACGCACCTTTCCGTAAACCTAGAAGTGAAATTATCAAATACATCGCACAAAACAAACCTGTTTTTCAAGACATTTATTTTTCATAGGCTTTATACCAATGATACGGTTGAATTTCTCCCAACGTTTTATATTCAATTCTTCCATGTGAATTTGTTACTGCCGCTTTTACATCTCTACCCCAATAAAAAAGACGTTCTTGACATACGCCACAAGGAGTTAATATTGTAAATTCAGCATTTTCATCTTCCCTTACCACACAAATTGTATGGGTAACCTTTGTATTACGTTTATGTGCTTCGAGGATAGCTCCCGTTTCTATACATAATTCCGTTGAAGCGTTAATAACATCTGGGGAAACACTGGTTAGTATATTCCCATCCTCCGTTAACATCGCAGCAGCACCTCCCCATCCAGAAGGATATCTATCCTTTATTAACGCAATTGCTGATTGATACAGTTTTTGCTCTATGTTCATATTTACCTCCTTCTATCCATTGAAACATCACTAATATAAGTATTAAAATTACTTAACAAACATGTGTCCATGAAATTATTCTAGCATCACTTTATAATACGAAATATTCTGTGTATTAAAATAAATAACGTCTTTAAACAGTGATACTACATCTAATATTATTACTGCTTGTGGTATTTCCAAAAGTTAATACTTGTTTTACATCAACTTATGATAAGATTCCATTTCGTCACTAAGCAACTCTCCCAGATACATGTAGAACAAAACTGAGGTCTTATCTCTTTAAGTCCTCATTCTCAATAAACTGCTCAAAGTCATCGTGAGTATTTTTATTTAAACGATGCTGGTTAAATGTTTCATACTCTTGAATGGCTAACTTATCAGCTACAGCCTTTGAGATCCTTCCTGCATTTTCAAGAATTTCACGCTCATTAAATTGAAGAAAGGCATTAAGTTTATCAATCCAATCGTTCATATGCATTGGCTGTTGTCTTTCCGCTTGATCTTCGGCATAATCTAAGTACATTGCGACAATACGATTGAGTGATTTAAGTTCCTTTTCCGTTAAGTAATTTTTAGCAACTGTAACATCTGTTTTTCTTACCTTATTCCCTTTCCATGCAGTAAGACCCATATTCTCCTTCTCGGCCTTCGCTCTATCTACTATAAGTTCAGCCGCTGTTTGACCATGAATTGCAAAATGTAGTTTATTTTGAACAGTTGCGAAAAATTCTTGTGTGACTTCTGCTTTTGGATCGTAGTCAATAGACGTCGCATAAATGTCTGTAATTTTTTGATAGAACCTTTTCTCGGAAGCACGGATATCACGAATTCG is part of the Virgibacillus dokdonensis genome and harbors:
- a CDS encoding cytidine deaminase — its product is MNIEQKLYQSAIALIKDRYPSGWGGAAAMLTEDGNILTSVSPDVINASTELCIETGAILEAHKRNTKVTHTICVVREDENAEFTILTPCGVCQERLFYWGRDVKAAVTNSHGRIEYKTLGEIQPYHWYKAYEK
- a CDS encoding virulence RhuM family protein: MQKETSILIYQTEDGNTKIDVRLENETVWMTQKGIAELFQTSPQNITLHVKNIYEEGELQQEVTCKYYLQVQNEGPREVKRKAKHYNLEMIIAIGYRVRSHRGTQFRQWATERLNEYLVKGFTMDDDRLKEMRNFGQDYFDELLERIRDIRASEKRFYQKITDIYATSIDYDPKAEVTQEFFATVQNKLHFAIHGQTAAELIVDRAKAEKENMGLTAWKGNKVRKTDVTVAKNYLTEKELKSLNRIVAMYLDYAEDQAERQQPMHMNDWIDKLNAFLQFNEREILENAGRISKAVADKLAIQEYETFNQHRLNKNTHDDFEQFIENEDLKR